The Rhopalosiphum padi isolate XX-2018 unplaced genomic scaffold, ASM2088224v1 scaffold1, whole genome shotgun sequence genome has a window encoding:
- the LOC132931179 gene encoding uncharacterized protein LOC132931179, with amino-acid sequence MWPELKIVHGKPRHSQSQGSVERANQDVENMLTTWMQTEKTSHWSQGLKFIQLMKNRALHSGIKMSPYEALFGCKVKVGLSTSNLPKEVIDNLENEEQLLGLYGKKKLHFDDPTLRDKNNTIQDTIQSNNANEKELPYDDSILSDKDNSIQDTIQSNNANAMDNRKKAKQNLENQAVKMKAWSNKKLKPTEVGATVTYRLADKSIHRHTILPTPDLPTHYIVMNYTY; translated from the coding sequence ATGTGGCCAGaacttaaaattgttcatgGTAAGCCCAGGCATAGCCAAAGTCAGGGTAGTGTTGAAAGAGCAAATCAAGACGTCGAGAATATGCTCACAACATGGATGCAAACAGAAAAAACTTCTCATTGGAGTCAAGGATTGAAATTCAtccaattaatgaaaaatagagCCTTACATTCTGGAATTAAGATGTCACCATATGAGGCATTATTTGGCTGTAAAGTAAAGGTTGGACTTAGCACTTCAAATTTACCGAAAGAAGTAATTGATAATTTAGAAAACGAAGAACAATTACTAGGATTATATgggaaaaaaaaacttcattttGATGATCCAACACTTCGcgataaaaacaatacaatacaagATACAATTCAATCAAATAATGCAAATGAAAAAGAACTTCCATATGATGATTCAATACTTTCCGATAAGGACAATTCAATACAAGATACAATTCAATCAAATAATGCAAATGCCATGGATAATCGAAAAAAGGCTAAGCAAAATCTTGAAAATCAAGCAGTTAAAATGAAAGCATGgtcaaataaaaaacttaaaccgACAGAAGTTGGTGCTACCGTGACGTACCGATTGGCCGACAAATCAATTCACCGACACACCATTTTGCCGACACCCGATTTGCCGACACACTATATTGTGATGAATTATACTTactaa
- the LOC132931435 gene encoding uncharacterized protein LOC132931435 → MTDFEKSIINACQEVYPNCPLSCCFFHFGQSMYRQIQSVGLQATYNDPDDRSLKMYSHMMLALAFVPLAEVPRIFSLLKNDAPEDLLPILEYFEKNYVVGVIARGRRRGILPRYPPEIWNQHQAALTGSHKTNNVSEGWHNRFQLVIGKHHPDLYSALGEIQKEQADAEIMIAELSLGRKVRALPKRKWRDFQKRIMSITAEFNTYQPLQFLRAIVHNIVL, encoded by the coding sequence ATGACTGACTTTGAAAAATCTATAATCAACGCTTGTCAAGAAGTTTATCCAAATTGTCCTCTCAGTTGTTGCTTTTTTCATTTCGGTCAATCAATGTATCGACAAATTCAATCTGTTGGTCTTCAAGCCACATACAATGACCCTGATGAtcgttcattaaaaatgtacagtcATATGATGCTAGCGTTGGCATTCGTACCTTTGGCTGAAGTACCTCGCATTTTCTCGCTTTTGAAAAATGACGCGCCTGAAGATTTATTACCaattttggaatattttgaaaaaaattatgttgtagGAGTAATAGCTAGAGGGCGAAGACGAGGAATTCTTCCACGTTATCCGCCAGAAATTTGGAATCAGCACCAAGCCGCTCTAACTGGTTCACACAAAACCAACAATGTAAGTGAGGGGTGGCACAATCGCTTCCAGCTTGTTATTGGAAAACATCATCCAGATCTTTACTCCGCTCTCGGTGAGATCCAAAAAGAACAAGCTGATGCTGAGATAATGATCGCGGAGCTGAGTTTAGGACGAAAAGTTAGAGCACTACCAAAAAGAAAATGGCGGGATTTTCAAAAGCGAATAATGTCCATTACTGCTGAATTTAATACATACCAGCCGTTACAATTTCTGAGGGCaatcgtacataatattgttttgtaa